The following are from one region of the Paenibacillus bovis genome:
- a CDS encoding class I adenylate-forming enzyme family protein, with amino-acid sequence MLTAQMKCQIISVDGRSSREQLEQDATGISRLLSLRGLSSDSRVILKSANSYLFIAALFGLCHHAVSLVVVDPQIGLDELLHIHGETEADLLITDIDPQLPGLETILLSELADSLSVTRRMEIQSPQETLSLDAWCARRDALILYSSGTTGKPKGIVKSGQLFMDNIVHSIRAMGYQSSDCMLPVVPYSHFYGISLIFSWWLTACSLIVCNPQNLRSVITNITRERATIVDANPSAYYTMLRMLARKPRQLEALQNAPVRMWCVGGSPLTRDLEEKFDALFHKPLLNGYGLSELGNVTLGTVGNPHGCGAPLPGIEVRVLDNQGNPLPDQEIGEVWIQTPGCMEGYLDRPDLTAAAIINGWFRTGDMGFTDNGNLHVVGRTGKTVNRMGYLVSPAYIESRISLLGCRSCVIALEDELKGSLLITFVEDEAVLTLAELRREMNQILPTYMYPDLLIPLPGFPLNRNGKVDRLELEQLAITKTTERSVRKSAETLV; translated from the coding sequence TTGCTGACCGCACAGATGAAATGTCAGATTATTTCAGTGGACGGCAGATCGAGCCGGGAACAGCTCGAACAGGATGCAACCGGAATTAGCCGGTTATTGTCGCTCCGAGGATTATCCTCAGACAGCAGGGTCATTCTGAAATCCGCCAACTCGTACTTGTTTATCGCTGCGTTGTTTGGCCTGTGTCATCATGCAGTATCGCTTGTTGTCGTCGATCCGCAGATTGGTCTGGATGAACTGCTGCATATTCATGGCGAGACCGAAGCAGATCTGCTTATCACCGATATCGACCCGCAGCTGCCGGGTCTGGAGACCATTTTGCTTTCCGAACTGGCAGACAGTCTGTCCGTGACGCGCCGAATGGAAATTCAGTCTCCACAGGAGACGCTTTCGCTGGATGCTTGGTGCGCACGGCGTGATGCCCTGATTCTGTATTCGTCAGGAACCACCGGCAAGCCCAAAGGCATCGTCAAATCGGGACAGCTGTTTATGGACAATATCGTACACTCGATCCGGGCGATGGGATACCAATCTTCGGACTGTATGCTACCGGTCGTGCCCTATTCTCATTTTTATGGAATTTCATTAATCTTCTCATGGTGGTTAACCGCCTGCTCCCTCATCGTATGCAACCCACAGAATCTACGGAGCGTGATTACCAACATTACTCGTGAACGAGCTACTATCGTAGATGCTAACCCCTCTGCTTATTACACCATGTTACGCATGTTAGCCCGTAAACCCAGACAGCTGGAAGCTCTGCAAAATGCTCCGGTCCGGATGTGGTGCGTGGGCGGATCTCCTTTGACGAGAGACTTGGAAGAAAAATTTGATGCTTTGTTCCACAAGCCGCTGCTGAATGGCTACGGATTGTCGGAACTTGGAAATGTAACCCTGGGAACCGTCGGTAACCCGCATGGCTGCGGCGCTCCGCTGCCCGGTATTGAAGTTCGTGTACTGGATAATCAGGGGAATCCACTGCCCGATCAGGAGATCGGTGAGGTATGGATACAGACGCCCGGTTGTATGGAAGGCTATCTTGATCGCCCGGATCTCACGGCAGCAGCTATTATTAACGGCTGGTTCCGTACCGGCGATATGGGCTTTACCGACAATGGCAATCTTCATGTCGTCGGACGCACAGGCAAAACGGTCAATCGGATGGGTTATCTGGTCTCGCCTGCCTATATCGAAAGCCGGATCAGTCTGCTGGGCTGCCGCTCCTGCGTGATCGCTCTGGAAGATGAACTCAAAGGCAGTCTGCTGATTACTTTTGTGGAAGATGAAGCGGTGCTGACTCTCGCCGAACTGCGCAGGGAAATGAATCAGATCCTGCCGACCTATATGTATCCGGATCTGCTGATTCCACTGCCGGGATTCCCGCTGAACCGTAACGGCAAGGTGGATCGCCTGGAATTGGAACAGCTCGCTATAACCAAAACTACAGAGCGTAGTGTACGTAAATCCGCCGAAACATTAGTGTGA
- the fabI gene encoding enoyl-ACP reductase FabI codes for MGLKLLANKNILIMGVANNRSIAWGIAQSLAEQDARLIFTYENERVKSRVEKLVESIPGAVLLPCDVQNETEIDQLAAYLSEHMGVLHGYVHSIAYARPEDLEGNYVDTSREGFGLAQEISAYSLVAVARRVYPLMTEGGSIMTMTYIGAERAIQNYNVMGVAKATLEASVRYLANDLGMHGIRVNAISAGPIRTLAAYGIKDFNGMLKKIEETTPLRKTVDTAEVGDTAAFLMSDWSRGITGEVIHVDAGYHITGM; via the coding sequence ATGGGATTAAAATTGCTGGCAAATAAAAATATCTTGATTATGGGGGTGGCCAATAACCGCAGTATTGCCTGGGGAATTGCCCAATCGCTCGCTGAACAGGATGCACGGCTCATTTTTACATACGAGAATGAACGAGTGAAGAGCCGTGTTGAGAAGCTGGTCGAGTCTATTCCCGGAGCGGTTTTGCTGCCTTGTGATGTGCAGAACGAGACGGAGATCGATCAGCTTGCCGCTTATTTGTCTGAACATATGGGTGTACTGCATGGATATGTTCATAGTATCGCTTATGCCCGCCCGGAAGATCTGGAAGGAAACTACGTCGACACTTCGCGTGAAGGATTCGGTCTCGCGCAGGAGATCAGCGCTTATTCACTGGTAGCTGTAGCCCGTCGTGTCTATCCGCTGATGACCGAAGGCGGCAGTATCATGACCATGACCTATATCGGTGCAGAGCGCGCTATCCAGAACTACAATGTTATGGGCGTAGCCAAAGCAACGCTGGAAGCTTCGGTACGTTATCTGGCCAATGATCTGGGCATGCACGGTATTCGCGTTAATGCCATTTCCGCCGGTCCGATCCGTACACTGGCTGCTTATGGAATCAAGGATTTCAACGGCATGCTCAAAAAAATCGAAGAAACCACGCCGCTGCGCAAAACGGTGGATACCGCCGAAGTCGGAGATACCGCCGCTTTCCTGATGTCGGACTGGTCCCGCGGGATTACGGGTGAAGTGATCCATGTGGATGCCGGATACCATATTACTGGAATGTAA
- a CDS encoding UDP-glucose--hexose-1-phosphate uridylyltransferase, producing MNNTTERTTEQNSALLAIDELVKFAFSKQMIKIADLDYSRNLLLNKFRFDEPYNPDVAILSMVNEGEAAAEPQIMIDTLIDYAYSIGQLQENTDTYRDLIDAEIMGLLMARPSEVTADFYDTLDREGIEAATDQFYQLSINSNYIRMDRVSKNVYWKQPTDYGDLEMTINLSKPEKSSAEIALAKLMPPPSYPKCLLCRENVGYAGRINHPARQNLRVIPLQLSGESWFLQYSPYVYYNEHCIVFHHDHVPMQLTSQTFRRLLDFVDEFPHYFLGSNADLPIVGGSILTHDHFQGGRHTFPIEKAAVEQVYTHPSREGLMLELVNWPMSVVRLRAYNDSQLLEAANDIYEQWKVYSDEQVDIVASSAGPDGTTVRHNTVTPIVRRQGEQYEMDLVLRNNRTSEQYPDGIFHPHPEMHHIKRENIGLIEVMGLAILPGRLKEELDLIASILTGDAALLEAVRAQPDHQLALHGPWIGQLVDQYGTELEHDQATLVVQDEVGRKFAHILEHAGVYKKDAAGREGFARFMTHLGYRLK from the coding sequence ATGAATAATACGACCGAACGTACAACCGAACAGAACAGCGCTCTGCTGGCGATTGATGAACTGGTCAAATTCGCCTTTTCCAAACAAATGATCAAAATTGCCGATCTCGATTACAGCCGCAATCTGCTGCTGAACAAATTCCGATTTGATGAACCGTATAATCCTGATGTGGCCATCCTGAGTATGGTCAATGAAGGAGAAGCGGCTGCAGAGCCTCAGATCATGATCGATACACTGATCGATTATGCGTACAGTATCGGTCAGCTGCAGGAGAATACCGATACGTACCGGGATCTGATCGATGCCGAGATTATGGGGCTGCTGATGGCACGTCCGTCGGAAGTAACCGCAGACTTTTACGATACGCTGGACCGGGAAGGGATCGAAGCGGCGACAGACCAGTTTTATCAGCTGTCGATCAACTCCAACTATATCCGTATGGACCGCGTTTCCAAAAACGTATATTGGAAGCAGCCTACAGACTACGGCGATCTGGAGATGACGATCAATCTGTCCAAGCCGGAGAAAAGCTCCGCCGAGATCGCGCTGGCCAAGCTGATGCCGCCGCCGTCCTATCCAAAATGCCTGCTCTGCCGCGAGAATGTTGGTTATGCCGGACGAATCAATCATCCGGCCCGTCAGAATCTGCGAGTTATTCCGCTGCAGCTCAGCGGGGAATCCTGGTTCCTGCAGTACTCTCCATACGTGTACTATAATGAGCACTGTATTGTGTTCCATCATGATCATGTGCCAATGCAGCTCACCAGTCAGACGTTCCGCCGACTGCTTGATTTTGTGGATGAGTTCCCGCATTATTTCCTCGGCTCCAATGCCGATCTGCCGATTGTAGGCGGATCGATTCTGACGCACGATCATTTCCAGGGCGGTCGTCATACATTCCCGATCGAAAAGGCAGCGGTAGAGCAGGTCTACACGCATCCATCCCGTGAAGGTTTGATGCTGGAGCTGGTCAACTGGCCGATGAGCGTTGTGCGTCTGCGTGCTTATAACGATTCGCAGCTGCTCGAAGCAGCCAATGATATTTATGAGCAGTGGAAAGTGTATAGCGACGAGCAGGTGGATATTGTGGCTTCTTCTGCTGGCCCAGATGGTACAACGGTGCGTCATAATACAGTGACCCCGATCGTCCGCCGTCAGGGCGAGCAGTACGAGATGGATCTGGTGCTGCGCAACAACCGGACGAGCGAGCAGTATCCAGATGGCATTTTCCATCCGCATCCGGAGATGCATCATATCAAGCGCGAGAATATTGGACTGATCGAGGTTATGGGTCTGGCGATTCTGCCAGGTCGTCTCAAAGAAGAACTCGATCTGATCGCCTCGATTCTGACCGGAGACGCAGCGCTGCTCGAAGCAGTACGTGCGCAGCCGGATCATCAACTGGCACTGCATGGACCATGGATCGGGCAGCTGGTCGACCAGTACGGAACCGAGCTGGAACATGATCAGGCGACTCTCGTAGTGCAGGATGAAGTAGGCCGCAAATTTGCGCATATTCTGGAGCATGCCGGTGTATACAAAAAGGATGCTGCCGGACGCGAAGGCTTTGCACGCTTCATGACGCATCTGGGATACCGCTTAAAATAA
- the galE gene encoding UDP-glucose 4-epimerase GalE has protein sequence MAILVTGGAGYIGSHTVADLLERGEEVVVIDNLMTGHREALLGGKLYEGDLRDKELLARIFSENSITAVIHFAASSLVGESMQNPSKYYDNNVYGAMCLLEEMQKAGVKNIVFSSTAATYGEPEKVPIEESDRTEPANVYGETKLVMERMMAWFDKVHDIRYVALRYFNAAGAHASGKIGEDHRPESHLVPLVLQTALGQREHISVFGDDYPTEDGTCIRDYIHVSDLADAHVKAVEYLGAGGSSNVFNLGNGLGFSVKQVIETAKKVTGRDIPTNYEPRRSGDPAVLVASSDKARSVLGWKPSRDQLEDIIASAWQWHESHPQGYGDHE, from the coding sequence ATGGCTATTTTGGTAACGGGTGGCGCAGGATATATTGGATCGCATACGGTAGCGGATCTTTTGGAACGCGGCGAAGAGGTAGTGGTAATTGATAATCTGATGACAGGCCATCGTGAAGCTCTGCTCGGAGGCAAATTATACGAAGGCGATCTGCGCGACAAGGAACTGCTGGCCCGTATTTTCAGTGAAAACAGCATCACGGCGGTAATTCACTTTGCAGCCAGCTCGCTCGTCGGCGAGAGCATGCAGAATCCATCCAAATATTACGATAACAACGTGTACGGCGCGATGTGCCTGCTGGAAGAAATGCAAAAAGCCGGCGTCAAAAACATTGTCTTCTCCTCCACAGCTGCAACCTATGGCGAACCGGAAAAAGTGCCGATCGAAGAAAGTGACCGCACCGAGCCTGCCAATGTGTACGGCGAGACCAAGCTGGTTATGGAGCGCATGATGGCCTGGTTCGATAAAGTACACGATATTCGCTATGTAGCGCTGCGCTACTTTAATGCAGCAGGTGCACATGCCAGCGGAAAAATCGGTGAAGATCACCGCCCGGAATCGCATCTGGTACCGCTGGTACTGCAGACTGCGCTGGGTCAGCGTGAACACATCTCCGTCTTCGGCGACGATTATCCGACAGAAGATGGCACATGTATCCGCGACTATATCCATGTCAGCGATCTGGCGGATGCGCATGTCAAAGCGGTAGAGTATCTGGGAGCCGGTGGCAGCAGCAATGTATTCAATCTGGGTAATGGACTCGGCTTCTCTGTAAAACAGGTTATTGAAACAGCCAAAAAAGTAACCGGACGCGATATCCCGACGAACTATGAACCACGCCGCAGTGGAGACCCTGCCGTACTGGTCGCTTCTTCGGACAAAGCACGCAGCGTACTCGGCTGGAAGCCTTCACGCGATCAACTGGAAGATATCATCGCCAGCGCATGGCAGTGGCATGAATCTCATCCACAGGGATATGGTGACCATGAATAA
- a CDS encoding galactokinase, which translates to MNQEQMKQAFTEKYGTGGDIRVFHAPGRVNLIGEHIDYNGGYVLPAALEFGTALAIRANHDKVVRLASVNFPELEGTFALPEIGLGTTKEWMDYPLGIMTVLQERGTSLSSGYDLLFFGNIPNGSGLSSSASIEVVTAYALLSLEQGHIDTVEIAVMSQRAENEFVGVNCGIMDQFAVANGVKDHAILLMCDTLEYKRVPFRTGQYKLVIGNTNKRRGLVDSKYNERRSQCEAALTALQPHVDNLSYLAQLTPEQFGLLEEQIQDSIVRDRARHVVEENARVLASVEALRQDDLKQFGELMNASHESLRDLYEVSCTELDVMVEEARRIPGTLGSRMTGAGFGGCTVSLVHEDDTDLFVQQVGQAYRERTGLEADFYICGVGNGVEEWNG; encoded by the coding sequence ATGAATCAGGAACAGATGAAACAGGCATTTACCGAGAAGTACGGAACAGGTGGAGATATTCGCGTTTTTCATGCTCCGGGACGTGTAAATCTGATTGGTGAACATATTGATTATAACGGCGGCTATGTACTGCCGGCAGCACTGGAATTCGGCACAGCACTCGCGATTCGTGCCAATCACGACAAGGTAGTCAGACTGGCTTCCGTCAATTTTCCCGAGCTGGAAGGAACATTTGCGCTTCCCGAGATCGGGCTGGGAACGACCAAGGAATGGATGGATTATCCACTTGGTATAATGACCGTTTTGCAAGAACGAGGAACTTCATTATCATCCGGATATGATCTGTTGTTTTTCGGCAATATTCCAAACGGATCGGGTCTTTCTTCCTCGGCATCGATCGAGGTTGTGACGGCATACGCGCTGCTCAGTCTGGAGCAAGGTCACATTGACACTGTCGAAATTGCTGTAATGTCGCAGAGAGCGGAAAATGAATTTGTCGGTGTGAATTGCGGCATTATGGATCAATTCGCTGTAGCGAACGGGGTCAAGGATCATGCGATCCTGCTGATGTGCGATACGCTGGAGTATAAACGTGTGCCTTTCCGGACCGGACAATACAAGCTGGTGATCGGCAATACCAACAAACGTCGCGGATTGGTTGATTCCAAGTACAATGAACGCCGTTCCCAGTGCGAAGCCGCACTCACAGCATTGCAGCCGCATGTGGACAATCTGAGCTATCTCGCCCAGCTGACACCGGAGCAATTTGGCCTGCTGGAAGAACAAATACAGGACAGCATTGTACGCGATCGTGCCCGTCATGTCGTGGAAGAGAATGCCCGTGTACTGGCTTCGGTAGAAGCACTGCGTCAGGATGATCTAAAGCAGTTCGGAGAACTGATGAACGCTTCTCATGAATCCCTGCGTGATCTGTATGAAGTCAGCTGCACCGAGCTGGATGTAATGGTCGAGGAAGCGCGCCGGATTCCTGGCACACTCGGCTCCCGGATGACAGGCGCGGGATTCGGCGGCTGTACGGTATCACTGGTGCATGAGGACGATACTGATCTATTCGTACAGCAGGTAGGTCAGGCTTACCGCGAACGTACCGGACTGGAAGCGGACTTTTACATTTGCGGCGTCGGTAATGGCGTCGAGGAATGGAACGGATAA
- a CDS encoding AraC family transcriptional regulator codes for MFEKTYQVAPNPIFHDEGMLYVLFTGESQTPPSHRLGPKIYDYYLYHYITSGQGQFITENRTYKLSAGDSFLIHPGQLVSYVSDRQQPWHYHWMAFAGEQAEKLAEHTGFHAGSPVARSEQHEDSGQIGLYLQSMLQAFYTQKESSDLAALGYLHLIMAEASEKLTRQAALPGAESITRRTVKQMIHYMSSQYAHPVSIEDMCSSIGYNRAYMSRIFKKETGMTPVTYLLKLRIDKARQLLRERPELSTQQIAASVGLTDALYFSKQFRRFYGVSPSQYRASIQPPGVL; via the coding sequence ATGTTCGAAAAAACATATCAGGTCGCTCCCAATCCCATCTTTCACGATGAAGGTATGCTGTATGTACTATTCACCGGAGAAAGTCAGACTCCGCCTTCCCACAGGCTGGGTCCCAAAATCTATGATTATTACCTGTACCATTACATTACCAGCGGTCAGGGGCAGTTTATTACCGAGAATCGCACATACAAGCTGAGTGCAGGCGACTCTTTTCTTATTCATCCCGGTCAGCTGGTCAGCTATGTATCCGATCGCCAGCAGCCCTGGCATTATCACTGGATGGCTTTTGCAGGAGAACAAGCGGAAAAATTGGCTGAGCATACCGGATTTCACGCCGGTTCGCCGGTTGCCCGTTCGGAGCAGCATGAAGATTCCGGACAGATCGGGCTGTATCTACAGTCCATGCTTCAGGCTTTTTATACCCAAAAAGAAAGCTCTGATCTGGCCGCTCTCGGTTATCTGCATCTGATTATGGCGGAAGCCAGCGAAAAGCTTACCCGGCAGGCAGCACTGCCTGGAGCCGAGTCTATCACCCGGCGAACAGTCAAACAAATGATCCATTATATGTCCAGCCAGTATGCGCATCCCGTATCGATCGAAGACATGTGCAGCAGTATTGGCTATAACCGCGCCTATATGTCCCGTATTTTCAAAAAGGAAACGGGCATGACGCCTGTGACCTATCTGCTCAAACTCCGGATCGACAAAGCACGTCAGCTGCTGCGCGAGCGACCGGAGCTGTCCACTCAGCAGATTGCCGCTTCGGTGGGTCTAACCGATGCGCTGTATTTCTCCAAGCAGTTCCGCCGATTTTACGGAGTCTCGCCCAGCCAGTATCGTGCTTCAATCCAGCCTCCGGGTGTGCTATAG
- the mgrA gene encoding L-glyceraldehyde 3-phosphate reductase — MVYVAAENRYENMKYNRTGRTGLKLPAISLGLWHNFGGINSYENSREMLTRSFDLGITHFDLANNYGPPAGSAEETFGQVLKHDLAAYRDEMIISTKAGYYMWPGPYGEWGSRKNLVASLDQSLKRMGLEYVDIFYSHRFDPETPLEETMMALDHIVRSGKALYVGISSYNAEQTREAARILKELGTPLTIHQPRYSMLDRWIENGLQDTLDDLGAGSIAFCPLEQGVLTSKYLNGVPEDSRAAGSSVFLKQDQIKPETIRKVRALNQLAAARGQSLAQMSLAWVLRHGRLTSALIGASRVSQIEENIVALNNLEFSAEELQRIDTILKSSAEHSE; from the coding sequence TTGGTATATGTAGCGGCGGAAAATCGTTATGAGAATATGAAGTATAATCGTACCGGTCGTACCGGTCTGAAATTGCCTGCGATCTCGCTGGGATTGTGGCATAATTTTGGAGGAATCAATTCGTATGAGAATTCCAGAGAGATGCTGACACGCTCCTTTGATCTGGGAATTACTCATTTTGATCTGGCTAACAACTACGGCCCTCCGGCAGGCTCGGCCGAGGAGACGTTTGGTCAGGTGCTCAAGCATGATCTGGCTGCTTATCGTGATGAAATGATCATCTCGACCAAAGCTGGTTATTATATGTGGCCGGGTCCTTACGGCGAATGGGGCTCCCGTAAAAATCTGGTCGCCAGTCTGGATCAGAGTCTCAAGCGGATGGGTCTGGAATATGTGGATATTTTCTACTCTCACCGATTTGATCCGGAGACACCACTGGAAGAAACAATGATGGCGCTGGATCACATTGTGCGTTCCGGTAAAGCGCTATACGTCGGAATCTCCAGCTACAATGCAGAGCAGACCCGCGAAGCTGCGCGCATCCTCAAAGAGCTTGGTACTCCGCTGACGATTCATCAGCCGCGTTATTCTATGCTGGACCGCTGGATTGAGAATGGTCTGCAGGATACGCTGGATGATTTGGGAGCAGGCAGTATTGCTTTTTGTCCGCTGGAGCAGGGTGTACTGACCAGCAAATACCTGAATGGTGTACCGGAAGATTCCCGTGCTGCCGGTTCCTCGGTCTTCCTCAAGCAAGATCAAATCAAGCCCGAGACGATCCGCAAAGTTCGCGCCCTCAATCAGCTGGCTGCTGCACGCGGACAAAGTCTGGCACAGATGTCGCTGGCCTGGGTACTGCGTCATGGCCGTCTGACCTCCGCATTGATCGGAGCGAGTCGTGTATCCCAGATCGAAGAGAATATCGTAGCGCTGAACAATCTGGAATTCTCTGCCGAAGAACTGCAGCGTATTGATACGATCCTCAAATCATCGGCAGAACACAGTGAATAA
- a CDS encoding NAD-dependent protein deacylase — MDKVNQLAEWIRESSRIVFFGGAGTSTESGIPDFRSAAGLYQEIGQRGYSPEEMLSRPFFDREPELFYEFYRSKMLYPDVQPNPVHELLAELEQQGKLQAIITQNIDGLHQKAGSHNVLELHGSVHRNYCMECKRQYTLSDVLAQSGVPRCPVDGGIIRPDVVLYGESLDGEVIDRAVAALMSADLLIIGGTSLTVYPAAGFITYFKGRHTVLMNASSTAHDRHADLLITDPMGQVMKKVQQLLAE; from the coding sequence ATGGATAAAGTAAATCAGCTGGCAGAGTGGATCAGGGAATCCAGCCGAATTGTCTTTTTTGGCGGAGCAGGAACATCAACCGAGAGTGGTATACCGGATTTTCGTTCGGCTGCCGGGTTGTATCAGGAAATAGGACAGCGTGGATACTCACCGGAAGAAATGTTGAGCCGTCCATTTTTTGACCGGGAGCCGGAGCTGTTTTATGAATTTTACCGATCCAAAATGCTATACCCGGATGTACAGCCCAATCCGGTGCATGAGCTATTGGCGGAGCTGGAGCAGCAGGGCAAGCTGCAGGCGATTATCACCCAAAATATCGATGGATTGCATCAAAAAGCCGGCAGCCATAATGTACTGGAGCTGCATGGCTCGGTACACCGTAATTACTGCATGGAGTGCAAAAGACAATATACGCTGTCCGATGTACTGGCTCAATCCGGTGTGCCGCGCTGTCCGGTCGATGGAGGCATTATTCGCCCGGATGTGGTGCTGTATGGAGAGTCACTGGATGGAGAGGTTATTGACCGGGCGGTAGCAGCGCTAATGTCAGCAGATTTGCTTATTATTGGCGGGACTTCCTTAACTGTATATCCGGCCGCCGGTTTTATTACGTATTTCAAAGGCAGACATACTGTATTAATGAATGCTTCGTCAACAGCACATGACCGTCATGCCGATCTGCTCATTACCGATCCAATGGGACAGGTAATGAAAAAGGTACAGCAGCTGCTGGCAGAATGA
- a CDS encoding HAD family hydrolase, with product MATIIYQSRQIHCDAILWDKDGTLLDFMQLWGQWAEQLLSRIEAFLQERGHSFTGHREKVMGTIYDPSGRLVGYDPRGPIAIASAPETIAILSWQLYSAGIPWDEAVRHITEFSRQAMEHMEQSKPVQPLPELVPLLDRCRQASIPMAVVTSDYTSEAIKHLRWSGLENYFTGMIGSDQVSAGKPAPDLALLACERLSVLPERTVLIGDSNADMQMGRQAGLACCIGISPTAGDTGHLPDADIVIQHYGELQIRSTE from the coding sequence GTGGCAACTATCATCTACCAGTCACGCCAGATTCATTGCGATGCCATACTATGGGACAAGGATGGAACATTGCTCGATTTTATGCAGTTATGGGGCCAGTGGGCAGAGCAGCTGCTCAGTCGTATAGAAGCTTTTTTGCAGGAGCGTGGTCATTCCTTTACAGGCCACCGGGAAAAGGTGATGGGAACGATCTATGATCCTTCCGGCCGCTTGGTTGGTTATGATCCACGCGGCCCAATAGCTATCGCGTCTGCCCCGGAGACAATAGCTATACTTTCCTGGCAGCTGTATAGCGCGGGCATACCATGGGACGAAGCGGTGCGGCATATTACAGAGTTCAGCCGTCAGGCAATGGAGCATATGGAACAATCGAAGCCTGTTCAGCCGCTGCCGGAGTTGGTACCGCTGCTGGACAGGTGCCGCCAGGCCAGTATACCGATGGCGGTGGTGACCTCGGATTATACTTCCGAAGCTATCAAGCATCTACGCTGGAGCGGACTGGAAAATTATTTTACCGGGATGATCGGCAGTGATCAGGTATCAGCAGGCAAGCCTGCGCCAGATCTGGCTCTGCTGGCCTGTGAGCGTCTATCGGTTCTGCCGGAACGTACAGTGCTGATCGGTGACAGCAATGCCGATATGCAGATGGGCCGTCAGGCCGGTCTGGCCTGCTGTATCGGGATCTCGCCGACTGCAGGGGATACTGGACATTTGCCGGATGCAGATATTGTTATTCAGCATTACGGAGAGCTGCAGATCAGATCCACAGAGTAG
- a CDS encoding alpha/beta fold hydrolase → MFRRKRKYAGSYGGSRRGGRAGKIGKILLGILIVLLIVGGLAAWYLLTPYGPTEQAEQALTAQQQKVTVHTTENWIAFDAAKPKGNSVIFYPGARVKPEAYSLFARDLAASGHSVYIMKFPFNFAFTKADAADAVISSHPDEKFVIGGHSLGGVFASRYAVAHTDRIAGVFFLASYPDQNGNLAELGLPVMSITGSNDGVLQKDKYEASRSLLPADTAYYSVEGGNHGQFGSYGEQKGDQPAKISEKEQRAQTVSALISWMKAFPSDSKK, encoded by the coding sequence ATGTTTAGACGGAAACGTAAATATGCAGGAAGTTATGGAGGCAGCCGCCGCGGCGGACGTGCCGGTAAGATTGGCAAAATTCTGCTTGGTATTCTGATTGTGCTGCTTATTGTAGGCGGACTGGCAGCCTGGTATTTGTTGACACCTTATGGACCGACAGAACAAGCAGAACAGGCATTGACGGCACAGCAGCAAAAGGTAACCGTACATACGACAGAGAACTGGATAGCATTTGATGCGGCCAAGCCGAAAGGCAATAGTGTGATTTTCTATCCTGGAGCACGGGTGAAACCGGAAGCGTACAGTCTTTTTGCCAGAGATCTGGCTGCGTCGGGTCACTCCGTATATATTATGAAATTTCCATTTAATTTTGCCTTTACCAAAGCGGATGCAGCCGATGCAGTAATCAGCAGTCATCCCGATGAAAAGTTTGTGATCGGGGGACATTCATTGGGCGGCGTATTTGCTTCGCGGTATGCAGTAGCTCATACGGACCGGATTGCGGGTGTCTTTTTCCTGGCGTCCTATCCGGATCAAAATGGTAATCTGGCAGAGTTGGGTCTGCCGGTGATGTCGATCACAGGCTCCAATGACGGCGTACTGCAAAAAGACAAGTATGAAGCTTCCCGTTCGCTGCTGCCAGCGGATACAGCCTATTACAGTGTAGAAGGCGGTAATCACGGACAATTCGGCAGCTATGGTGAACAGAAAGGCGATCAGCCTGCCAAAATCAGCGAAAAAGAACAGCGTGCCCAGACGGTCAGCGCTCTGATCAGCTGGATGAAAGCATTTCCTTCAGACAGCAAAAAATAA